The Bdellovibrio sp. NC01 genome includes the window GCGCGATCGCGATCACATCTGTTGCGTGATCTTGCGGCAGAAATGGCAAGAAGATTAAACGATCCCTTAAAAATAGTTTATTGCGCGGAAACGCCAAAATATTTTCATACAAAAAGTGCCGCTCTTAAAATCAAAGAGCAAACGCGACGATCTCTTTTTGAACTTGAAGAAGAGATGTCACACTATCCAGTCATCAGCAAAACTGTTGTCCTTGAAGGTGATCCGGTGGAAGGGGTTCTTGCGCAGGAAGATGAACAGGGTCCTTTAGAAATGGTCATCTTAGGAGCGCAAGGTAAGACCGGTTTGCACAAAGCTCTAATTGGTAGTGTATCAGAAGAAGTTCTTAGACAGTCCCATGTACCTGTGATGATTCTTGGGCCTGAAGCTCGTGCGAATAAATTTGAGCTTCCTTACGACGATTCATTACGCATACTAGTGTTAACGGATCTGTCATCTGCAAGTATTCCTGCCGAAGAATATGCGGCGTCTTTAGCTTTTCGCCTTAAAGCGAAGCTCACGTTATGCCATTCCGTTGGACATCAAATCTTGCATCTTAAGGAGATGCTGTATTCGCGCAGAGTCACCACCGGCTTTATAGACCAGATGTTTCGCGAAATGCGCGAAGACAGCGATAAGATGTTGCGTAAACGAGTTCAACAATTGCAAAGACGTGGCGTCGATGTCGACAGCATTTTGCTGATGGATGAAAAAAATCTTGAGGACATCGTTCCCAAAAAAATCGGTGATGCGTGCGATCTTATTGTTATGGGCACTCACAGCCGAGGCAAGTTCATGACTGCGGTGGTCGGAAGTTCTGCACGAAATCTGATTTTGAATTCCCCAGTTCCGGTTGTGATCTGTCGAAGTTATGCCCACTAAGGAGACGATTATGAGACAGCTTTTCTTCTTTTTGTGTATAGTGCTTTTTGTAGGGGTAGTATCTGCCAAAGAAGTTTGGTTAGATGTTAGAACGGCGAAAGAATATTCTGAAGGGCACATTCCCGCGGCGATTAATTATGATGTGCTGAAACAAGACTTTGCGGCGAAAGTTTCAAAGCTGAGTCGAGAAGATTCTTACAAAGTCTATTGCAAGGGCGGCAAGCGTGCCGCCCAGGCTGTCACCATCATGCAGGATAATGGCTTTAAAGATGTGACTAACATCGGTGGATACGAGGATGCACAGCGAGTTTACGCTAATCCTTAGTCCTTAATATACGCTTCAACATTCATGTCGATGGAATATTTTTTGGAAGCTTCGCCCAGTGGTGCGATTTCCCACGTCCACTTTCTCATCTCTTTATAGTTATTGAAGTTCACATCGTAGTGACCGCGGTAGATTTCTTTGCCTTCCGGATCTTTGTAGATAACTTCGCGATCGGCGTAGATTAACTTTTTGCCTTCGCAACCGTTCAGATTACGTAAGTGAGTTTGGGCAAAGTCTGAACAAATAGCGTCTTTTTCTTCTGTCGTCAGTTCGCGTTTCATCACTTTTTCAATCGCACTGATTGGTAAAAGTGCCAGTTGTGAAAGAAGATTTCCTGAAACAATTAAATCCGCTTTGAATTTGAAGAGCTGTTCGCCGGCAAGATCGTTGGCCAGAGCATGCAGATCGCTCAGTGAATGCAATTTTTCAAGATGCTTGAGCGCTGAAGTGAGGTCTTGAGTCACTAAAGTGACTCGCGGATTCTTCTTTGCTAACCAGTGATGTTTTAATGGATGCACAACATCCACTAAAGTGATCTTTTCAAAGTTTTGCAGCAGCAAATGAATTGGAATTTCATGCAAGTGCGCGCTGCCCAAGACGACAACTGAATTTCGTTGCGGAAGGTCTTTAGCTGCCTCCAAGAAAACGTCTTGGCAGTTTTTCAGATGCGGAATCCATTTTTTCTTACAGCGCTCGTAACGGTGTCTTAGAGAAATTGATGAATAAAGAAATCCATACTTGCGTGCAAGAGGAGATGTCGGAGTTAAAAGATATTCGATGGATTCTACAAACATGGAGGCACTATAGCCCCGTAGAGCAATTACTGCAATGGCAGAACACGTTCGGCGCGAATGTTAATAAGTTTTCCGACTTTTTCGACTTGTCCTTGAATTTCTAACAACGACTTGCCGTAAATTGCCATGCGGTCTTTCTGATAAACGTCAGGATGAATGACGATGTTCATAAAGCCAAACTCATCTTCTAGAGTGATAAAGCACATTCCCTTTGCCGTGGGTGGACGTTGGGTGACAGAAACAAGTCCTGCAAGACGAACTTTCCTTTTGTGAGGGAAATTTTTTAAATCAGCTGACGTTGCAAATGGCACGTAACGTTGTTTTATAAACTCAGCATTTTTCATTTTTAAATAACTGCGCAACACCGACATCGGATGAGAGTCGACAGAATAACCCTTGCTGTCATATTCACGCTGCATGCGGTCCCAATTCGACTCGAATGGTAAATTGTCGGAATCATCGTCATCGAACTCTTGTTGCACCAAAGCCTCTTTCGGTTTGCCCCATAAGAAACTACTTTGATCCAAACTTAAACTTTCCAAATGCCAAATTAATTCACGTGCGTTGGTGTTGAAACATTCCATCGCACCAGAAGCTGCAAGTTTGACCAAGATCGCACGTGGCAAAGAGGTTCTGCGAATGAAATCGCTAAGGTCTGCGTAAGCGCCGTTAAGTTTTCTTTCGTCTTCAATTTTACGAGCCAGTTCTTCGGGCATACCGTAAAGCGAGCGTAAACCCACACGCAAATCAAGATACCGGTTGCCGTGATCGTGAAGAGTGTAATCGTAATCAGAGTTCTGTACACACAAAGGCAAAACAGTGACATCGTGGCGTTGAGCTTCGGCAACAAGTGTGCGAGGAGCATAAAAGCCCATCGGCTGGCTGTTTAACAATGAACAAGCAAAGACATCGGGATATTCTTTTTTAATGTAGCAACTTGCGTATGTGA containing:
- a CDS encoding rhodanese-like domain-containing protein, translating into MRQLFFFLCIVLFVGVVSAKEVWLDVRTAKEYSEGHIPAAINYDVLKQDFAAKVSKLSREDSYKVYCKGGKRAAQAVTIMQDNGFKDVTNIGGYEDAQRVYANP
- a CDS encoding universal stress protein, translating into MAAKQILLADDLSGSTKAARSRSHLLRDLAAEMARRLNDPLKIVYCAETPKYFHTKSAALKIKEQTRRSLFELEEEMSHYPVISKTVVLEGDPVEGVLAQEDEQGPLEMVILGAQGKTGLHKALIGSVSEEVLRQSHVPVMILGPEARANKFELPYDDSLRILVLTDLSSASIPAEEYAASLAFRLKAKLTLCHSVGHQILHLKEMLYSRRVTTGFIDQMFREMREDSDKMLRKRVQQLQRRGVDVDSILLMDEKNLEDIVPKKIGDACDLIVMGTHSRGKFMTAVVGSSARNLILNSPVPVVICRSYAH